A region from the Ascaphus truei isolate aAscTru1 unplaced genomic scaffold, aAscTru1.hap1 HAP1_SCAFFOLD_1966, whole genome shotgun sequence genome encodes:
- the LOC142477124 gene encoding beta-1,3-N-acetylglucosaminyltransferase radical fringe-like: MGNFISTAEKVRLPDDCTIGYIIEGLLEVKMQHSDLFHSHLENLQRLAADSVLKQVTLSYGGPENRRNVVSIRGAFSLEQDPTRFKSVHCVLYPDTSWCPTQKPLSPLT; encoded by the exons ATGGGGAACTTTATCAGCACGGCGGAGAAGGTTCGGCTCCCTGACGACTGCACCATTGGTTACATTATCGAGGGGTTACTGGAGGTGAAGATGCAGCACAGTGACCTCTTCCACTCTCACCTGGAGAATCTGCAGAGACTCGCCGCCgactctgtgctgaagcag GTCACATTGAGCTACGGAGGTCCTGAGAATAGGAGGAATGTTGTGAGCATCAGAGGAGCGTTCAGCCTGGAGCAGGATCCCACTCG ATTCAAATCTGTGCATTGTGTCTTGTATCCTGACACCAGCTGGTGCCCTACCCAGAAGCCTCTGTCACCCCTAACGTGA